GATTTCAGTTGATGCGTCGCCTGCATTGTTTTCCAAGCCTCGCTATTCTCGTACGTGGACGAAGTGCCGGCCGGATCCTTGGGAAATTCATGGGGTTATGGCTGTGTTTTCCAGACGAGAAGTTAGTAGGTGCTGAAAACATATCACCTTCCCCGGAATGGTAGGTTGTTTTATCATTGTGTCTCTGTGATCTGGCAGCTTTCAGGTGAACCAGAATTGAAGTTACAATCGAACTCATGTCAGGGCTCTGATGCTCTCGGGTTATACTGGACGCACCGCCGGTTGAGATGGAACGTCCTTCTCGCGTTGTCCTTGATAAAGTAATTTGCTCTGGTGATTTGTTACTTTTTGCGGCAAAAGGAACCAAGCGTGATGGCTAGGGATGACCAAAACAAGCGACCATCGTGCTACAGGGCAAAAACAACCCAAGGCAGGGTAAAAACTGGATGTATGGACACTAATGCTAGGACTAAGCTTTTACAGTCAGCATCAGTCCGCACATCACGGAGTAACAAGTAATTAGAGAGACTTTGACTGTCGACAACAAGACACGCTAGACAAGTTACACCCAGAGGCACATTGGATTTGTAGATATATGCaatataaaaaataattaaGGAAACAGACTTCTCTACGCCGTGCCGAGGAGAAAAACGTATAGATTGATTCTTCTAGCCTTGCCACCGTTCACCCTTAAATTTTGTCACCGAAGAGGGGTTGGACATGTTTGCAGCACCTCTACGGTACCATGCTGGTGGCGCCCAAGACTAGTAATCTAGAACATATGTTCGTTGTCACGTACCCTCGCAACATAGTACTGTCCCATCTACTGTAGCAACAGCATGGCCACATGTTGCACGATGCCTTGTAGGCTCGCCAAGGAAGCATCCACTGACCTGACCAGCTGCATCGAAGCAAAGCGCCTAACCGCCCACCAtacgcccgcgcccgcgcccctgccTGCACCTTCCCCCCCCTGTAAACTCTGAACATAAAGGTGCATCGCCCTCgctcccttccccttcctcttccaAGGAGAAGCACCGCCTCCCTTCCACGCTTCCTGTTCTTGGAGCCTGGCGAAGACGAAGGAACAGGGAGCGGAGGGGAACAAGTTACGGCCGCGGCTGAATCTGAAGTAAGCATCCGTTCATTCAGAGTGCTGCCGTCTCATCTTCATGTTACTTGCTCCCAACTTCCCCAAGTGCAGTACTGCTTGTATCTGGTTTCCGTTTCTTGTGCTCATCTCTTCATTCTATGCCTTTTGTGTGACGATGTAATTCGTAAACTTGTTGATGAGCCTGCGCCTTCAGTCCGGCTAGATTTGGAGAGGCAATTGTGTGGCCGAAGAGCTTTAGTCTTGTCATCACAATATACTTGTATCCGTCAACATTGCAATGCATGCACTAATTAATTTGCACCACTGTAACTGATTAGCCACCAAAATAGCATTTTTTTATCCTTCTCATTTTCTCCTGAAAACGATAAATTGCAGTTTTTCTTTCTCTACAGAGCAATGCTCAAGTTGTTTCTTATATTGTTCTTAGCACACTAGGCATTTGAAAGATTCTTTAAACTAAATAGGCATTTGAAAGTCAACTGATCTAGTAGGCTGTTAGCCTGGGAATGCAAGTTGTATATATTTTGGGTTATTGCGTTGACCCAAAATGTTAATAAAATGAAATTGAATGGTATTCTGCGTAAATAATTTGGGAGGGGAAATCAACTTAGAGTGGCATACCATCGTAATTAATTAGCTGACAAAAAACACTATCGGGTACCCACTTGCATCTTTACTGGGATCCCATGTTTTGTCAAACAAAAATGCATATGAAAGCAATATATCAGTAATCGCAAAGGCATCAGGTCAGTGCAGTTGACATTGACTCTAATAAGTGTTTGGTGGATGGCTATTATTTCAACTGGAAAAGGCTATATAAGGTGTGATGATTTTCATGACATAAGTGAGTTGAGCTGTCTGCCCATGCCTTTACGGCAATGCTAGCCATGTTAGGCGCAACTAGCTTCTCAGCCCGTACATCTGCATCACATGAGCCCGCTACTTTAGGCTGATTGAAATTCATACGTTTTCACATAAAAATCATTCTCGTATGACCAGTTTCTTATAAAAGGAAGAAAAAACGGTTGCAAATTTTCACTATGGCAGCTGAAGGAAAGAAGTTATCCAAGCTgtcttttttctaaaaaaaaaggCAGAATCCTGTGTCAGGGAGATAGATGCGATAGAAATTTCCATCTATTTTGTATAAAAGAAGGAACTTATTATTGATATTGAAAGGTTAATCTAAGCATATTTCCTTTTCAACCACTTGGAGCTCACCAACCATGCAAAACTACTTCTTAAGCAACATATTAATATACTATTTTAATAAGTAACCACCAAACACATGAAGCGTGCAGTGGATTGGATAACAATTATAAGGCCTTGCATGTGTTTAGTTTCTTCTCTTCTGGTCAGCTTGATCATTTGACAACGACTTTAACCACCTTCCATTTGTTGTGCTCTGGGCCCCAGTAACAGCCTGAGTAGGTAGTAGGTACCGGCTCTCCAAATTATAGGACACAAGCCAACAGATTGAGTCAAGACTAGCTACTGACTTGTCCAAAAGTTAGGTCAGGTACAGTGTACATTCATGTTAGATAAAGCAGCATATACATATGCAATTACAAAATTTGCAGTCATGATCTTAAGCTGACGAATTTAGTCAATATATGGGCATGTTGGGTTACTACTTACTAGCCTTAGTGGCTTTATGCGCTTAGTTTGTGATGACCAAGGTCGTAATGTAATCATAACAACATTTTTTGTGACTGCTATGTGACGCATAATAACATTCAACATTGTGCAATCTAACAACCTTAACATGGATACCATTTCTACATATGGTTCTTGTACATGAATCAGGCAGCTAAGATTTTGTGAACACCCCTTGTGTTCTAGAATGAACAGCGATGAATTCAAGCCAATCAGGCACAGGGAACGAACTTGACATGCTTTTACTTTCTCAAGTGAGTAGTACACATACCTTGGactaattcttttttttttacaaataaTTTGGATTCGGACAAGCAGAGAAACACCAGGTGGTCAAGATGTCAGCTGGTTTCCAGCTTGGTGTGATCGGGTCACTTGCACTCTCTGTTGCATCTTCAGTTGCCATTGTCATCTGCAACAAAGCTCTCATCAGCACACTTGGTTTTCCATTCGGTTAGTACAGCACACAAGTATTCCAAGCATCAATGGAACTTGAAAAATTACCAGAGCGTAGTGCTGACTTGCCTTGTTGCTGAACCTATCCAGCTACAACATTAACAAGCTGGCATCTGATGGTGACCTTCTGCACCCTCCATGTGGCACAGCGCTTGCATTTCTTTGAGCCCAAGGCAATTGATGGACAGACGGTGATACTCTTTGGGTTGCTGAATGGCACTTCAATTGGCCTTCTCAACCTTAGTTTAGGATTCAACTCCATTGGATTCTATCAAGTAAGCTCCATCTGGGTATCTTTCTCTATATAACATGATCAAATACATTAAACTTGGTATGTTCTGCAGATGACAAAATTGGCGATCATACCTTTCACTGTGCTATTGGAGACAATCTTCCTGAAGAAAAGATTCAGGTTTCAGATATAACTGAGCATTTGTCTTATAATATCAGACCTCATTTACGGTAAAAGTAAAGGAGATAAATTGACAGGCCTGAAATCTTCTGAATTCATCATGTACTTTTGTTTGAGGAGAACAATTAGGTTTTAGATATTTTCGCATAAACTCTTGGACCAAATGATAATTAAATATTTGTTTAGTTTCCTGGGCCAAAAATCATCTTCGTGGTATTAACTGTTATTTCCACTGAGCTAATATCAATTCAATGATGTGCAGTGAGAGTATCAAGCTTTCTCTTCTGGTCTTACTTCTTGGAGTAGGCATCGCTTCAGTTACTGATCTCAAGCTAAATCTGCTCGGGTCCATCCTTTCTGGCCTCGCCATTGCCACCACTTGTGTTGGCCAAATTGTATCCTACAATTAATACCAACACGATTATCAATAGAGTCTAGACCTCACTTCTCATTGCAATGTACAGTATCAGTAAAGTAGTTCTATTATAAAATAAAGCATACAAGGACCCAGTAATTATTAACTTATAAGCTGTTAACAGAGCTTTTTAGGTTCTAATTGCTATTTTGAGTTTATGAATCACTTGGCATGAATCTATCACATGCTTCATGTACCACAGCCACATGCTATCCTTAACCAAAATTTTTCTTAATGAAGCTCACAAATACAATACAGAAGAGGTTGAAGGTCTCCTCAACACAGCTATTGTACCAATCTGCACCTTACCAGGCAGCAATTCTGTTTGCAACTGGCCCTTTTGTGGATCAACTCCTTACTAACCGCAGCGTCTTCACACACAAATACTCTGCTCCAGTTTTGGTATGTTCTCAATACTTTACCCAAATACATGAAAATTGTATTCTTGAAATTATTTAAGGACATCAACTGATTTAAGACTGGAGAAGATGAAGGTACGCAACCAGTCAATTCTATATTTGCAGAATATAAAAAATCTGAGACCTGCAAGATTGCTAGTGGTGACAAGTGAAACTAAAAATATGTAGTTCTACAGTAAGATTCCAAAATGTTAAAGTTAGAAAAATAATTTCATGAAGTAGCCGTCATGTGGACATTTTAAATTTGATGCATTTCAATGAAACAAACATGAAAAAACTAAACTCATTGGTAATTCAGTATGATGGTGGGGTGGATACATGATGACCTTTAACCATGTGAAGTGCTTTACATGCAAATTTATTCCATGTACAGTAAAATAGTCCAGTGATACCTATGAAAGTAAAAAATCAAATCAAATATGCAATGGCTTCAGCGGTTATTGGTACAATATACCAGCATTTTCAAGACAATGTTACTCAATTGCCATGTTCTCGCGtgttccctccctccctctctctaaCATGAAAAATGATCCTCTCTATATGAATCATATGTAGGGTTTTATTGTCCTATCTTGCTTGATTGCGGTGTCTGTGAACTTCAGTACATTTCTTGTGATTGGAACAACATCCCCAGTGACATACCAGGTGCTTGGCCACCTTAAGACATGTCTGGTTCTATCGTTTGGCTACACTCTATTGCATGATCCTTTCACTCTACGGAACATATTGGGCATTCTGGTAGCCATATTTGGGATGGCACTGTACTCCTACTTCTCAGTGAGAGAAAGCAAGAAGAAGTCAATAAATGATGCTCTGCCAGTTTCGCAGGTTTGATTTTTACCCCAATCATTGAATAACATACATTAGAATTTGTATTTATCATCATGGAGACAGAGTTGTTATAGTACAAAATAAAATGAGCCTGATAAGCATATAACAGTCATGCCAATGACTGTCCTGCTTCGTATACTCAGTAGCAATAATCAAGAGTCATTAATCAAACTAAATATATTAGTGTTTGAACCTTTTACAATGGTGCAACCACGATGAGAAAAAATTGAAATTTGAAAattaaataattttaaattgAATAGAATTGGTATTACTGACCAGAATAAGTATTTTAAACTGCTCAGGGAATAAAAAAAGGTAACAAGAATTTGTGGCACAGTTAGAAAAACTATGGTGCCTCCAATATTGTTAACCATATTGAAGCTCGTAACTTGGAGAATCATGTGGCCCATACTGTAGTGAATTATTTAGCTTCTGGATGGAACGCCAAACATGGTCTACTCAGCTACAACATAATTTACATGAGTGTCTGCAGTAAAAACTGCAAAATATTCCTTGAAATACACTTTAATTTACAGGATTTTTTCAGTTCACCCTTTTGA
The sequence above is drawn from the Panicum hallii strain FIL2 chromosome 7, PHallii_v3.1, whole genome shotgun sequence genome and encodes:
- the LOC112899683 gene encoding UDP-xylose transporter 1-like — encoded protein: MSAGFQLGVIGSLALSVASSVAIVICNKALISTLGFPFATTLTSWHLMVTFCTLHVAQRLHFFEPKAIDGQTVILFGLLNGTSIGLLNLSLGFNSIGFYQMTKLAIIPFTVLLETIFLKKRFSESIKLSLLVLLLGVGIASVTDLKLNLLGSILSGLAIATTCVGQILTNTIQKRLKVSSTQLLYQSAPYQAAILFATGPFVDQLLTNRSVFTHKYSAPVLGFIVLSCLIAVSVNFSTFLVIGTTSPVTYQVLGHLKTCLVLSFGYTLLHDPFTLRNILGILVAIFGMALYSYFSVRESKKKSINDALPVSQMPEKEAEPLLATKDSNDTKKANGLSHDC